One window of Salegentibacter sp. Hel_I_6 genomic DNA carries:
- a CDS encoding outer membrane beta-barrel protein encodes MNRYFLLIFISIFCVTFSRAQEYSFGIKGGANYATTAGTITGESSGAGFFNGTVEAESKVGFHAGAFFELRFGKFFVRPEVMYNSIETEFDFPSRPSIYAVEKLSIPLLFGYNVWGPIDVYAGPAYQSILNASMDGTQPQTKTIIVQNTPLAAQAGVKARLGRFELGVRYDRSLASEETDSSLDFDNGQFGINRAPFNDMRLHQVLVSLSFKIGDSESNTGRRRGGGCYF; translated from the coding sequence ATGAACAGATATTTTCTACTAATTTTTATTAGCATTTTTTGCGTGACTTTTTCCCGGGCTCAGGAATATAGTTTTGGAATAAAAGGAGGAGCTAATTATGCAACAACAGCGGGAACCATAACTGGCGAAAGCTCTGGAGCAGGTTTTTTTAATGGAACTGTAGAAGCCGAATCTAAGGTTGGTTTCCATGCAGGGGCGTTTTTTGAATTGCGTTTCGGTAAGTTCTTTGTTAGACCTGAGGTAATGTATAACTCTATTGAAACAGAATTCGATTTTCCTTCCAGACCATCTATCTATGCGGTTGAGAAGTTAAGTATTCCATTACTTTTTGGGTATAATGTATGGGGTCCCATAGATGTTTATGCTGGTCCTGCATATCAAAGTATTCTTAATGCAAGTATGGATGGAACACAACCTCAAACTAAAACAATTATAGTTCAAAATACCCCTTTGGCTGCACAGGCCGGTGTAAAAGCAAGATTAGGTAGGTTTGAGCTCGGAGTACGATATGATCGCTCTTTAGCTTCTGAGGAGACAGATTCCTCATTGGATTTCGATAATGGTCAATTTGGCATTAACAGAGCTCCATTTAATGATATGAGATTACATCAGGTTTTGGTAAGCCTTAGCTTTAAGATAGGCGATAGCGAATCAAACACAGGTCGCAGACGAGGCGGCGGTTGTTATTTTTAA
- a CDS encoding MCP four helix bundle domain-containing protein: protein MKDLYSIKPKKRKRLILVLSVFFALLLLTEFIEKRSLKSIDEDFSSLYQDRLLPASQMYELSELLHEKRMLFENVNDNSGVVKFNLAEITAYNNQIDQVLHDYGKTYLVNKEEVYFKDFKKHYQEYLILENTIINNLQEGAYNKADYLINKNAEDFFKILNLDLHNIASVQPEVGKQLMAHYKTSSGITSLLYYFKIALTILIGLFVLRLLGLEQLLRHPRQKFELN from the coding sequence ATGAAAGACCTTTATTCCATAAAACCCAAAAAACGCAAACGTCTTATATTAGTTCTTAGTGTTTTTTTTGCATTATTACTACTTACAGAATTTATTGAAAAAAGAAGCTTAAAGAGTATAGATGAAGATTTTTCTTCCCTATATCAGGATAGACTTTTGCCAGCTTCCCAGATGTATGAGCTTTCTGAATTGCTTCATGAAAAAAGAATGCTTTTTGAAAATGTAAATGACAATTCTGGGGTTGTAAAATTCAACTTAGCAGAAATAACAGCTTATAATAATCAGATTGATCAAGTATTACATGATTATGGGAAAACCTATCTAGTAAATAAAGAAGAGGTTTATTTTAAAGATTTTAAAAAGCATTATCAGGAATACTTAATACTGGAAAATACAATTATTAACAATTTACAGGAAGGAGCCTATAATAAAGCTGATTATCTTATCAATAAAAATGCGGAAGATTTTTTTAAAATTTTAAATCTCGATTTGCATAATATTGCCAGTGTTCAGCCAGAGGTAGGCAAACAACTTATGGCTCACTACAAAACCAGCTCTGGAATCACTTCACTTCTTTATTACTTTAAAATTGCTCTTACTATTCTTATAGGTTTGTTTGTGTTACGTCTTTTAGGTTTGGAGCAATTACTCCGCCATCCCAGGCAAAAGTTTGAACTTAACTGA
- the gmd gene encoding GDP-mannose 4,6-dehydratase, whose translation MKVALITGVTGQDGSYLSEFLLDKGYMVHGIKRRTSQFNTDRIDHLYQDPHETHRNFILHYGDMTDSTNLIRLIQLIQPDEIYNLAAMSHVQVSFEIPEYTGNTDGLGTLRILDAVRLLGLEKKTRIYQASTSELYGKVQEVPQSETTPFYPRSPYAVAKLYAYWITVNYREAYKMFACNGILFNHESPVRGETFVTRKITRAVARIALGLQEKIFLGNLDARRDWGHAKDYVRMMWMILQADEPEDWVIATGKTTSVRDFVRMAFAEVGIELKFEGKGINEKAIVTQCEKPDFKIPIGTEVLSVNPRYFRPTEVELLIGDASKAKNKLGWVPEFELQDLIKEMVESDLNLMRKEQCLKDVGFTVMNYYE comes from the coding sequence ATGAAAGTAGCTTTAATTACAGGTGTTACCGGCCAGGATGGCTCATATTTAAGCGAATTTTTGCTCGATAAGGGTTATATGGTGCACGGTATTAAAAGGAGGACCTCTCAATTCAATACAGATCGAATTGACCATCTTTATCAGGATCCGCACGAAACACACCGTAATTTTATATTGCATTATGGTGATATGACAGATAGTACTAATTTAATTCGGCTTATTCAATTAATACAACCAGATGAAATCTATAATCTGGCGGCAATGAGTCACGTTCAGGTTTCTTTCGAAATTCCAGAATATACGGGAAATACAGATGGATTAGGAACTCTTAGAATACTGGACGCCGTTAGATTATTAGGTTTGGAAAAGAAGACACGGATTTATCAGGCGTCAACTTCAGAATTATACGGGAAAGTACAGGAAGTCCCTCAGTCTGAAACCACCCCCTTCTATCCAAGAAGTCCTTATGCGGTAGCTAAGTTATATGCCTACTGGATAACGGTTAATTACCGGGAGGCTTATAAAATGTTTGCCTGTAATGGAATATTATTCAATCATGAATCACCGGTAAGGGGAGAAACTTTTGTTACGCGAAAAATTACAAGGGCAGTTGCTAGAATCGCCCTTGGCTTACAGGAAAAAATATTCCTTGGTAACCTGGATGCTCGACGTGACTGGGGTCATGCTAAAGACTATGTTAGAATGATGTGGATGATTTTACAAGCAGATGAGCCCGAAGATTGGGTGATCGCTACAGGAAAAACCACAAGCGTTAGAGATTTTGTCAGGATGGCCTTTGCTGAGGTAGGCATAGAGTTGAAATTTGAAGGAAAGGGTATAAATGAAAAAGCTATAGTAACTCAGTGTGAGAAACCTGACTTTAAAATTCCAATTGGAACTGAAGTTCTTTCTGTCAATCCTAGGTATTTTAGACCGACAGAAGTAGAATTACTGATTGGAGATGCTTCAAAAGCAAAAAACAAATTAGGTTGGGTTCCGGAATTTGAATTGCAAGACTTAATTAAGGAAATGGTAGAAAGTGATCTCAATCTAATGAGGAAAGAGCAATGTTTAAAGGATGTTGGTTTTACAGTTATGAATTATTATGAATGA
- a CDS encoding GDP-L-fucose synthase: protein MEKNAKIYVAGHTGLVGSAILKQLRLKGYTQIITRTHKELELMDCIAVEDFFREEKPEYVFLAAAKVGGIIANNSYRAEFLYENSMIQNNIIHHSYLNNVKKLMFLGSTCIYPKNCKQPIKEEYLLTGPLEYTNEPYAIAKIAGIKLCESYNLQYGTNFISVMPTNLYGPADNFNLETAHVLPALIRKIYLGKALEENEWEKIKDDLNYRPIEGITGKAEKTEILSVLEKFGVRMKRASYQTVDTKKMVSIEIWGTGKPYREFMWSEEMADACIFLMEKRNFQDIVSLQDNNGSTIQEVRNTHINIGTGKEISVAQLAEMTKRIIGFEGELFFNTEMPDGTYRKLTDISKLRALGWKAQVELDEGIERLYNWYKNSIYKKIKFNLKT, encoded by the coding sequence ATGGAAAAAAACGCCAAAATTTACGTAGCAGGACATACTGGTCTGGTCGGGAGTGCTATTCTAAAGCAACTAAGGTTGAAAGGCTATACTCAAATAATAACAAGAACTCATAAGGAGCTTGAATTGATGGATTGTATTGCTGTTGAAGATTTCTTTAGAGAAGAGAAACCTGAATACGTTTTCCTGGCGGCTGCAAAAGTAGGTGGAATTATAGCAAACAATAGTTATCGCGCAGAATTTCTTTATGAAAATAGTATGATACAAAATAACATAATTCATCACTCATACCTTAATAATGTTAAGAAGTTGATGTTTTTAGGCAGCACCTGTATCTATCCGAAAAATTGTAAACAGCCTATTAAAGAAGAATATTTGTTAACCGGGCCTTTAGAATACACCAATGAACCTTATGCAATTGCTAAAATAGCGGGAATTAAGTTGTGCGAAAGTTATAATCTTCAGTATGGAACAAATTTTATAAGCGTAATGCCAACGAATTTATATGGTCCTGCAGATAACTTTAACCTAGAAACAGCCCATGTTTTACCAGCATTAATAAGAAAGATTTATTTAGGAAAAGCACTGGAAGAAAATGAGTGGGAAAAGATTAAGGATGATCTCAATTACCGGCCCATAGAAGGAATTACTGGAAAGGCTGAAAAAACCGAGATTTTAAGTGTTTTAGAAAAATTTGGTGTAAGAATGAAAAGAGCAAGTTACCAGACAGTTGACACTAAGAAAATGGTTTCTATTGAAATATGGGGAACAGGGAAACCCTATCGGGAGTTTATGTGGAGCGAAGAGATGGCAGATGCCTGTATCTTTTTAATGGAGAAAAGGAATTTTCAGGATATTGTATCACTTCAAGATAATAACGGGAGTACAATTCAGGAGGTACGTAATACTCATATCAACATTGGAACAGGTAAGGAAATATCCGTCGCTCAATTAGCAGAAATGACTAAAAGAATAATTGGTTTTGAAGGAGAATTATTTTTTAATACCGAAATGCCGGATGGGACCTATCGCAAACTAACGGATATTTCCAAGCTAAGGGCTTTAGGCTGGAAAGCTCAGGTGGAATTAGATGAGGGCATAGAAAGGTTATATAATTGGTATAAGAATAGCATTTATAAAAAAATCAAATTTAACTTGAAAACTTAG
- a CDS encoding polysaccharide pyruvyl transferase family protein, translated as MKLIYFQKVPNFGDALNPLIFDRFFPGFFDEKEDEVFLGIGSILHLKFPPETRKIVFSTGYAYYGDLPVIDKTYNISCVRGPLTAKALGLDSKLGITDGAALLRKMYFPNETKIFDYSFMPHHASLHFNDWEKICNEIGYNYIDPADDIQKVLQQISQSKVVIAEAMHGAIVADTLRVPWIPVKLYPTINEFKWKDWTESLALEYIPNTLPSIYSSQMVNQKIAAKFRAKERDLYVRGISKVYETYQDNFLNRSLIKQFAALKSKQQFLSNEKLLDQKIEQLLDKIEMIKSTYGFLQKSK; from the coding sequence ATGAAGTTAATTTACTTTCAGAAGGTTCCTAATTTTGGAGATGCACTAAATCCATTAATCTTTGATAGGTTCTTTCCCGGTTTTTTTGATGAAAAGGAGGATGAGGTGTTTTTGGGTATTGGATCTATTTTACATTTAAAATTTCCGCCCGAAACCAGAAAAATTGTATTTAGCACAGGCTATGCGTATTACGGCGATTTGCCTGTAATTGATAAAACCTATAATATTTCCTGCGTAAGGGGGCCTTTGACGGCAAAAGCACTTGGCCTGGATTCAAAACTAGGAATAACTGATGGAGCTGCATTATTGAGAAAAATGTATTTCCCGAATGAAACAAAGATTTTTGATTATTCTTTTATGCCTCATCATGCGAGTCTTCATTTTAATGATTGGGAAAAAATATGCAACGAAATCGGATACAATTATATAGATCCTGCTGATGACATTCAAAAGGTCTTGCAGCAAATTTCACAATCTAAGGTCGTAATTGCCGAGGCTATGCACGGGGCTATTGTAGCAGATACATTAAGAGTTCCTTGGATACCGGTAAAACTTTATCCTACAATCAACGAATTCAAATGGAAAGACTGGACTGAATCATTGGCCTTGGAATATATACCAAACACGCTCCCTTCCATTTATTCCAGCCAGATGGTAAATCAAAAAATTGCCGCAAAATTTAGAGCAAAAGAAAGGGATTTATACGTGAGGGGAATTAGTAAAGTATATGAAACTTACCAGGACAATTTCCTAAATAGGAGCCTGATTAAGCAATTTGCCGCATTAAAGTCAAAGCAACAGTTCTTAAGTAACGAGAAGTTACTAGATCAAAAGATAGAACAGCTTCTTGATAAAATAGAAATGATAAAATCTACCTATGGTTTTCTTCAAAAATCTAAATGA
- a CDS encoding glycosyltransferase family 2 protein, translating to MKNLKFSVIIPTCHRNELLAECLEKLSKQDYSLDQIEIIVTDDGKVSTAKPMLDSYFPFVKWTKGAGSGPAANRNNGARIAKGQWLIFTDDDCQPDPCWIEEYEKAVESNPGTKVFEGRTYPDKSKMAFNEVAPINETGGHMPSCNFMISRELYWDLGGFDENFKFYFEDMDFSYRIKSLGFSTLFLPKAAVCHPWRKVDAISFWKNRKFYKESYWKFIIKDEELFRSHNSLFFLKQFTKDLVFDTFKNLFRYRAKGLIYNLSHRMIHLELFFRTLLNSTPYKDLKKGLLLE from the coding sequence ATGAAGAATCTGAAATTTAGTGTAATAATCCCCACTTGCCATAGAAATGAATTACTGGCAGAATGTTTAGAGAAGCTTTCTAAACAGGATTATTCATTAGATCAAATCGAAATAATCGTGACCGATGATGGGAAAGTAAGCACAGCAAAACCTATGCTCGATTCATATTTTCCCTTTGTAAAATGGACTAAAGGTGCTGGTAGTGGGCCTGCTGCCAATAGGAATAATGGGGCCAGAATAGCAAAAGGGCAATGGTTGATATTTACAGATGATGATTGCCAGCCAGATCCATGCTGGATTGAAGAATATGAAAAAGCTGTGGAAAGCAATCCTGGGACCAAGGTTTTTGAAGGGCGTACTTATCCTGACAAATCGAAAATGGCCTTTAATGAAGTAGCTCCGATCAATGAGACCGGAGGGCATATGCCTTCATGCAATTTTATGATTTCCCGGGAATTATATTGGGATCTGGGAGGCTTTGATGAAAATTTTAAGTTCTATTTTGAAGATATGGATTTTAGCTATCGAATAAAATCGCTGGGTTTCTCCACTTTATTTCTCCCAAAAGCAGCAGTTTGCCATCCCTGGCGAAAAGTAGATGCCATCAGCTTTTGGAAGAACCGAAAATTTTACAAAGAGTCTTATTGGAAGTTTATAATCAAAGATGAAGAACTATTTAGATCGCATAATTCTTTATTCTTTCTCAAGCAGTTTACAAAGGATCTGGTTTTTGACACCTTTAAAAACTTATTCCGATATAGAGCAAAGGGACTTATATACAACTTAAGTCACAGAATGATACATCTTGAACTTTTCTTCCGAACTCTTTTAAATTCTACCCCGTATAAGGATTTAAAAAAAGGTCTCCTTTTAGAGTAG
- a CDS encoding exostosin family protein translates to MQVYITSAYPFHPKDNFAASWLKESAAMNSDGKHSVTEYSDRADVILFAEHHSNEDPYFFQVLNNDLYKKYPHKSILYNDVDKPISLIPSILPSIEKKYYKNDFTRSGPYIARHCENESVSAIKGKFNKEFLFSFIGAARTHPIRKEILLLESAAGFLKDTSDKNLWELTPESKKEYEKEYVDISSRSYFVLCPRGEGVNSYRLYETMQMGLTPVIISDDWVPMQGPNWDKFSIRIAEKDVTQIPSILKERQDEAAKMGELARRNWERWFSKEAGFQVIASMCEELINANNRKKKRIVYSYGQFFRPFHFRNLLRFYKNSLI, encoded by the coding sequence ATGCAAGTTTACATTACGTCAGCCTATCCCTTTCACCCAAAAGATAATTTTGCCGCTTCCTGGTTGAAGGAATCAGCAGCGATGAATTCGGATGGGAAACATTCCGTTACTGAATATTCTGATAGGGCAGATGTAATTTTGTTTGCAGAACATCACTCTAATGAGGATCCGTATTTTTTTCAGGTACTGAATAATGATTTATATAAGAAATATCCTCATAAATCGATTCTTTATAATGATGTAGATAAACCGATATCATTAATACCCAGTATCCTACCATCAATAGAAAAAAAATATTACAAAAATGATTTTACCAGATCAGGTCCTTATATAGCCAGGCATTGTGAAAATGAATCGGTTTCCGCTATAAAGGGAAAATTTAACAAGGAATTTTTATTTTCATTTATAGGGGCAGCAAGAACACACCCGATAAGAAAAGAAATTCTATTATTAGAATCAGCCGCTGGGTTTTTAAAGGATACAAGTGATAAGAACCTGTGGGAACTTACTCCAGAATCAAAAAAGGAATATGAGAAAGAATATGTGGATATAAGTTCTAGAAGTTATTTTGTTTTATGTCCCCGGGGAGAAGGGGTTAATTCTTATCGTTTATATGAAACCATGCAAATGGGGTTAACACCAGTAATTATTTCAGATGACTGGGTTCCAATGCAAGGACCTAATTGGGATAAATTCTCCATACGAATTGCCGAAAAAGATGTTACTCAAATTCCTAGTATACTTAAAGAGAGACAGGATGAAGCAGCTAAAATGGGAGAATTAGCCCGTAGAAATTGGGAGCGTTGGTTTTCTAAAGAAGCTGGCTTTCAGGTGATAGCTTCTATGTGTGAAGAACTTATTAATGCTAATAATAGGAAAAAAAAGAGAATAGTTTACTCATATGGTCAGTTTTTTAGACCATTCCATTTCAGAAATCTATTAAGGTTTTATAAAAATAGCTTGATATGA
- a CDS encoding glycosyltransferase family 1 protein, which translates to MKILFLCSCLEPGKDGVGDYIQILANELLVHQQEVSILAINDPFLSVNEKEKTQPIPSLRLSNKESWSSRIIKSRNWIDEIKPDHIMWHFVIYGYHHRGFSFRPLHLISRLLKNYSQVSIMFHELWIGAAKEDSVKDKAIGEIHKLLIKYLVWDLKPVKVFTSNSTYVRLLNKEEIDSFLLPIFSNIPYIPGAEILFKDLLNAKGVINSGETLKLGIFGTIPFIWQKEKFIAKLRKSKSSVILFIAGRSNQCTAATLKKELKKEIPSLNIVIIEEQPVAIISGFLQYIDLGITLTAPQLLEKSGVYAAYMEHGLPMLLAGLDKNFNCEENDLVDKNQHSRWELDGFPDKGEIEKSTPKNIKEKITRNILELIEKAENKVSIPLVKM; encoded by the coding sequence ATGAAGATTTTGTTTTTGTGCAGTTGTTTAGAACCCGGTAAAGACGGGGTTGGAGATTATATTCAGATCCTGGCAAATGAATTATTGGTACACCAGCAGGAAGTTTCAATTCTTGCAATTAATGATCCTTTTCTTTCGGTGAATGAAAAGGAAAAGACTCAACCAATCCCTTCATTAAGACTAAGCAATAAAGAATCCTGGAGTTCAAGAATAATAAAATCAAGAAATTGGATAGATGAAATAAAACCTGACCATATAATGTGGCATTTCGTTATTTACGGATACCACCACCGGGGTTTTAGTTTTAGGCCTCTTCATCTTATTAGTAGGCTATTGAAGAATTATTCCCAGGTAAGTATTATGTTTCATGAGTTATGGATAGGGGCTGCAAAGGAGGATAGTGTAAAAGATAAAGCAATAGGTGAAATCCATAAACTACTTATTAAGTACCTGGTTTGGGATTTAAAACCAGTAAAGGTATTTACCAGTAATTCCACCTACGTGCGTTTATTGAATAAGGAAGAAATTGATAGTTTCTTATTACCAATTTTTAGCAATATTCCATATATCCCTGGCGCGGAGATATTATTTAAAGATCTACTAAATGCCAAAGGTGTAATAAATAGCGGTGAAACTTTAAAGCTAGGAATCTTTGGTACCATTCCCTTTATATGGCAAAAGGAAAAGTTTATAGCAAAGTTGAGAAAAAGCAAATCTTCAGTTATTTTATTCATTGCCGGAAGGTCAAATCAGTGTACAGCAGCTACGCTTAAGAAGGAGCTAAAAAAGGAAATACCTTCTTTGAATATTGTAATAATTGAAGAACAACCGGTTGCCATCATCTCTGGCTTTCTACAATATATAGATTTGGGTATAACCTTAACCGCACCCCAACTTTTAGAAAAAAGTGGAGTTTACGCTGCTTATATGGAACATGGATTGCCAATGCTTCTTGCCGGGCTCGATAAGAATTTTAATTGTGAGGAAAACGATTTGGTTGATAAGAATCAACATTCAAGATGGGAATTAGATGGTTTTCCTGATAAGGGAGAAATCGAGAAATCTACACCGAAAAATATAAAGGAAAAAATTACACGTAATATTCTAGAATTGATAGAAAAAGCTGAAAACAAAGTTTCTATCCCTTTGGTAAAAATGTAA
- a CDS encoding glycosyltransferase, which produces MKKLTVAICIPTYNQAEYLQKSIQSALDQTYPEISVYICDDRSTDDTKLICEKFSTEYANFHYQQNDENLGIAKNVNKLLRWPKTDFIVRVDSDDLLHPDYVKTLVSLFEKYPEAGVGHVNVQQIDEQDNFTRKRLLARNKEFYAAERSLRESIYGYKVAANICMFKRSVLEELNFTNGRPEYTEDYDLWVRIADANWGNVFSSKILAYYRVWVDKNNYRISLHRKEAELIGYQRLFDECIEPAYKRRKWSKNIIETQREKFALEHAVALKNNYFTKPEKEIITQRVLNIYDSKKVRSRIASYLNPGSLGAKYYSYKRKLIVKIKDLIKSTQFLLRKSKAA; this is translated from the coding sequence ATGAAAAAATTGACAGTAGCTATTTGCATTCCCACGTATAACCAGGCAGAGTATTTACAAAAAAGTATCCAGTCTGCTTTAGACCAAACATACCCGGAAATCTCAGTCTATATCTGTGACGATAGGAGTACAGACGACACCAAATTAATTTGCGAGAAATTTAGTACGGAATATGCTAATTTTCATTATCAACAAAATGATGAAAATCTAGGGATTGCTAAAAATGTAAACAAGCTTTTGAGATGGCCCAAAACAGATTTTATCGTTCGCGTAGATTCCGATGATCTCCTACATCCAGATTATGTAAAAACCCTTGTTTCATTATTTGAGAAATACCCCGAGGCAGGTGTTGGACATGTTAATGTTCAGCAAATAGACGAGCAAGATAATTTTACTAGAAAACGATTACTCGCTCGTAATAAAGAATTTTATGCTGCTGAAAGATCATTAAGGGAAAGCATTTACGGTTATAAAGTGGCTGCCAACATTTGTATGTTTAAGAGAAGTGTTTTAGAAGAACTAAACTTTACCAACGGTCGTCCGGAATATACAGAGGATTATGATTTGTGGGTTCGAATTGCGGATGCCAATTGGGGTAATGTATTTTCATCAAAAATCCTGGCCTATTATCGTGTATGGGTAGATAAGAATAATTACAGGATCTCTTTGCATCGCAAAGAAGCTGAACTTATAGGTTATCAAAGGCTATTTGATGAATGTATAGAACCCGCTTACAAAAGAAGAAAATGGTCCAAGAATATTATTGAAACACAACGAGAAAAATTTGCCCTTGAACATGCAGTGGCATTAAAAAACAACTATTTCACCAAACCTGAGAAGGAGATTATTACCCAGAGAGTATTAAATATCTACGATAGTAAAAAGGTAAGATCCCGTATTGCCAGTTATTTAAATCCAGGCTCTTTGGGAGCAAAATATTATTCATATAAAAGAAAACTGATTGTAAAAATCAAGGATTTGATAAAAAGCACGCAATTCTTATTGCGTAAATCAAAAGCGGCCTAA
- a CDS encoding glycosyltransferase family 4 protein → MKVVVSHPNSNQFNRSALQGFLEKDMLSEFHTGIALFPNGLLDRLASLPTFSEIRRRSFSPDLKNYTHYWPVLETGRLIAGKIGATFLTRHEKGVFCIDSVYNNLDQKTSLRLKDAKKRGTNGVYAYEDGALKTFREAKILGLNCFYDLPIGYWRTARELLEKEKDRWPEWTATLTGLKDSEEKLLRKDEELALADRIFVASSFTASTLKNYPGNLAPIEIIPYGFPSPISTRKYEGGNSIKPLKLLFVGGLSQRKGIADVFAVVDKLQTHVTLTVVGYKASDNCRVLDENLSRHRWIPSLPHSEILELMRNHDVLLFPSLFEGFGMVITEAMSQGTPVITTERTAGPDLIIHNENGWLIEAGSTIALEECLDYLLQNPQIISKVGKAARETAKQRPWKVYGEELATAISEHVGKINS, encoded by the coding sequence ATGAAAGTAGTAGTATCCCATCCAAATAGTAATCAGTTTAATCGTTCTGCCTTACAGGGGTTTTTAGAAAAAGATATGCTTTCTGAATTTCATACTGGAATAGCATTATTTCCAAATGGCTTATTGGATCGACTGGCTTCGTTACCAACTTTTTCTGAAATAAGACGAAGAAGCTTTTCTCCCGATTTGAAAAATTATACTCACTATTGGCCGGTATTAGAAACAGGGAGGCTTATAGCTGGAAAAATTGGTGCAACTTTTCTCACAAGGCACGAAAAGGGTGTTTTTTGTATTGATTCGGTGTATAATAATCTGGACCAAAAGACTAGTTTACGGTTAAAAGACGCAAAGAAAAGAGGAACAAACGGTGTCTATGCTTATGAAGATGGTGCCTTAAAAACTTTTCGAGAGGCCAAAATTTTGGGTTTAAACTGCTTTTATGATTTACCTATTGGCTACTGGCGCACCGCAAGGGAATTGCTGGAAAAAGAAAAAGACAGGTGGCCCGAATGGACTGCCACCCTAACAGGACTTAAAGATTCAGAAGAAAAACTGCTTCGCAAGGATGAGGAATTAGCCCTTGCTGATAGAATTTTTGTGGCCAGTAGTTTTACTGCGAGTACTCTTAAGAATTACCCTGGAAATTTAGCTCCAATAGAAATAATACCGTACGGATTTCCATCACCAATTAGCACGAGGAAATATGAAGGAGGCAATAGTATAAAACCCCTTAAATTACTATTTGTAGGTGGTCTTTCACAACGTAAGGGGATTGCAGATGTATTTGCAGTTGTAGATAAATTGCAAACACACGTAACATTAACGGTGGTAGGCTATAAAGCTTCGGATAATTGCCGGGTACTGGATGAAAATCTTTCCAGACATAGATGGATTCCCAGTTTACCACATTCAGAAATATTAGAACTAATGAGAAATCACGATGTATTATTATTTCCTTCCCTGTTTGAGGGGTTTGGAATGGTTATAACCGAAGCTATGTCTCAAGGTACACCGGTGATTACGACAGAAAGGACTGCCGGACCAGATTTGATTATTCATAATGAGAATGGTTGGCTTATAGAAGCTGGTTCTACCATCGCCCTAGAGGAATGTTTAGATTATTTACTGCAAAACCCGCAAATTATATCTAAAGTAGGGAAAGCTGCCAGGGAAACTGCAAAACAACGCCCTTGGAAAGTATATGGGGAAGAGTTAGCAACTGCTATAAGCGAACATGTAGGAAAAATAAATTCTTAG